The Actinomycetota bacterium genome contains the following window.
AGGAAGCGGAAGTCGAAGCCATGAACCAGGTTTGCGCGCTGCTGTCTGGCGCGCGCAAAGGCAGGAGGTAAAGCCATGAGGGGTTCGATTCGCAGGGGCGGTAAAAGGTCCTGGGAGGTCGAGGTGTCCCGGGGTTTTGACTCGATAACCGGCAAGCGCCGGCGAGTGTTCCGCACGGTTCGCGGCACGAAGGCCGACGCCGAGCGCGCGCTTACAAAGCTGCTGCGCGAGATCGACACCGGGACGGACCTAGACACCGAGCGCCTGACGGTCGCGGCATACCTTGATCGTTGGCTCCCCCACGTCCAGACCAGGGTTCGCCCGCGCACCTTCGAGCGATACTCCGGCCTCGTCCGGGGCCATATCGTCCCGCGGATCGGGGGCGTGAAGCTATCCAGGCTGCGCGCGGCGCACGTCCAGATGATCATCGACCAGATGAGCGCTGCCGGGCTGGCGCCTCGCTCTGTCATTCACTGTCACCGAGTTCTCGGGCAGGCGCTGCGGCAGGCGGTGCGCTGGCAGTTGATCGCGACGAACCCCGCTGCTGCGGCGCAGGCCCCGAGGCCGTCGAGGCCGGATCTTGCGATCCCGACCCCGCCCGAACTCGTCGCGCTCGTCAAGGCCGCCAAGGGGGGGCCGTGGGAAATGCCGATGCTCGCCGCCGTCTCGACGGGGCTTCGGCGCGGCGAACTGCTCGGGCTGCGCTGGCGCGATGTTGACCTTGACGCGGCGCGGATACGGGTCTCGTCGTCGTTGCAGCGCGCGCCGGGCAAGGGGGCAACCGACCTGCGCTTCCTGGACCCCAAGACCCCGCGCGCGCGACGCGAGATCGCCGCGCCGCCGATTCTGGTCGATGCTTTGCGCCGCCACAGGGCCGCTCAGGCCGCTCGCCGCCTGCTGCTCGGCGAGGCATGGCAGGATCTAGACGTTGTGTTCGATGCAGGCGACGGGCGCGCGCTTGATCCCGATAGCTTCTCGAAT
Protein-coding sequences here:
- a CDS encoding site-specific integrase; the encoded protein is MSRGFDSITGKRRRVFRTVRGTKADAERALTKLLREIDTGTDLDTERLTVAAYLDRWLPHVQTRVRPRTFERYSGLVRGHIVPRIGGVKLSRLRAAHVQMIIDQMSAAGLAPRSVIHCHRVLGQALRQAVRWQLIATNPAAAAQAPRPSRPDLAIPTPPELVALVKAAKGGPWEMPMLAAVSTGLRRGELLGLRWRDVDLDAARIRVSSSLQRAPGKGATDLRFLDPKTPRARREIAAPPILVDALRRHRAAQAARRLLLGEAWQDLDVVFDAGDGRALDPDSFSNAFRRIAASAGLGRTRLHDVRHGYATALLVGGVHPKIASEALGHSSVAFTLDTYSHVVEGLQEKASEAIQRVLGETTAGKLPGTGAAN